In Acipenser ruthenus chromosome 1, fAciRut3.2 maternal haplotype, whole genome shotgun sequence, the genomic stretch GGCCTTGATAGATAATGTTTGCTCTATATCCAGGTGTTCACGTAACTTTTAACATTAGGTTTTcacatgagtaccagcagaagtagtttggtactcaccaaaattaggggtcatcatccaagtcactgtctagctccacctcctcagggttctccccaggccttttccgcagcccggctgaaaaaacccaATCGCCCATCTTGCAGATGTTACTGTgccattaacaataataattgaTTGCTCTTCTAGCAGACTAgaagtatggagtagtggttagggctctggactcttgaccggagggtcgttagttcagtcccaggtgggggacactgctgctgtacccttgagcaaggtactttacttagattgctccagtaaaaactcagctgtataaatgggtaattgtatgtaaaaataatgttgtatcttgtaacaattgtaagtcgccctggataagggcatctgctaagaaataaataaaataataattatagatgtatttcttagcagatgccctcatccagggcgacttacaattgttacaagatatcacattattttttacatataattattttttacacattattttttacatacaattacccatttatacagttgggtttttactggagcaatctaggtaaagtaccttgctcaagggtacagcagcactgtcccccacctgggattgaacccacgaccctccggtcaagagtccagagccctaaccactactccacactgctgcccatgtactgtattgtactgtaaggtgatatatagtacataatagctatacatatgcaccaaaaaagaaaagcgtattccttttgttgagatattgtaacaatatgtacccaggtgcttgtgagagatattgggggttcatatatagaggctgtatgcctttaagaagaaaggcatgatgggatatcagctgaacacttgtcagctgacatacaaatgcttaagtgcagaggtgctggattattacactgcggtttcatgcaacagttatgatggtgaccaaacgtgtgtgagttctgttgtgttaaaataaatgattaaaatgatcaattgcattcaaaaaatgtagaacagcgaaaaacaaaaatagacgtgcattaacaaaatgccctgaaaacttaacataaagaaaataattaagctaaaaaggaagtgaaaaggttttttttttttttgtgaactccaataaccccacgatatctttccccagtcaaaccgtagagtgcctaaataagcacggtaatttaccagaATAAAAAATGTAGATATAGTCAGaaaaaagacaacacattattcaaattctttgtcgtattatatatttaaggtaaggcaagattatttttctgtttaaaagtgCTCCTGGCTATAATGTTCTTCCGctcggctgtacagaattcctggggagaaccctgctcCTCTTctgacagttcaaacaattgggatgaCAGTGTCGGAGACCACAATGTTTGTTTAAGTAGGAGTCTgtattgctggttattacaaatTTTAACAAATCAAAATACAGAAACCAACTGTAGTTACAGCTGGGAGacctttttaaaattaatgaaaaacaggcacatttagaaacaaaaaaatcagAATGACTTGCAGTTTTCTTACTTCCTCACATACTGCCGGATATTCCTTTTTATACTAACACAATAATAACAAATATTGTGTTCTGTATGACAGTACTGCAGTTTACAGAGTATTGCACTTCTAAACAGTTCAAATCCCGAACCTACATTGTATCCTGACACGGGCTGGTTCACACAGGGACTATTTTGGTACAGGTCACGGTTGGGAGGTTACAGGGTAAATAAAGCTACAGTGGCTCAGACTGGCTGTTGCTATTGAATCAGCCTTAAGGGACAGACTGAGGGGGACCAGGAAAGTAACTGTCATTGAAACTGTTACTGATTGTTCATCTGTTATTTATCTATGCAAAAGCAATGCTGCCAGCTATTGTAGGCTGGTTTATGGATAGCTAAACTACAGTACATAGCTAGAGCCATTGGTATCTAGATTAGATACATTTCTTCCCTTTACTCTACAGTGGTTCAGACATACCATATTGGATCTAGACCTCCTCAAATCTGTCCCTTTTGAATTGGGGAAGCAGGCTGACCGCCCTTGATTCATATTGGAAATTGCTAAGGAGGAGAAGCCCTGGTGTAAATTGGTCTATTCACCATTGTATTGTAGTGTTGGTAAAGTTGacagtgttctctctctctctctctctctctctctctctctctctctctctctctctctctctctctctctctctctctctctctctctctctctctctctctctctctctctctctctctctctctctctctctctctctctctctctctctctctctccatcccccatcCCCACAGGAGGCTACACAGGCTGGGTTTGCTCTTCTGGGAGTGGATGTGTTGAGGCAGCAGTGTGCAGGGGATCAGAGTGGGTGGTACTGTGAGGAGGTAAACTGGTTGCTGAGAGCACAGTCAGTCCCCACGGGAATGCGTCATGACATCAGTGGTTGTTGTTGACGGAGGAGGATCAGTCGTGGAGTATGTCAGTGTGATGGAGAATCAGCAACAGGTGAGAGAAGGCAGCGCCTGTCAGGCCTGGTGTACTGTCATGATTTTCCAAAAGCTAAAATAATTTTCTTTGATTTGATTAAGTTAATTGAATAAAGGAAAATCCTGCACTCAGAAATACATTCAGCAACAATTTGCTTTCAAATTctatttgtgattttaaaaaaacagagacttgaggggaaaaaaaacaggtgtTGTGTCCAACAGCCTTTGTCGGGTGACTGTCTATTGGTTACATATTGTACAATAATTGAACAGCCTGCaacaaataaacagtaacattagtgctgggacaaacatggaattttcatgtttggatatcgGTTCAAGATTTAGACAAGTATTCAAATCTTCGTTCATTTGCAAAACGTTATGAAAGCCATTAtgataaagttgaaaaatatctcAGAAGTAAGAAAAAGTGCGAAGGCCTTACTTACCatagtgaattaactacaaaacaaaggatgctaatacataagaacataagaacataagaaagtttacaactgGATTTGCATTTGGCACTACTGCACACAAGCTGGCTTACTTTCTCAGGAAATTAGAAAAGACAAGTGTCCCATCCAAAAGAATGTGGGAGGACACAGAGTACGCAGAGAACAAATAAAACTCcctctgttttaaatgaattcctgaacatggtttgtttttaataaacgcTGTTCTGCTTTTGTTACTGTTGTATCATTCTAATGCTGTATATCCACTAACTGGACTGTAACATGGCCTTCTAGAGAGCTAGCACCAGTGGGGTGATGTCACCCAGCGGCTCCTCCTTTTAGGTCCCTCCATTCTTActctattttctgtatttttttgtaaggTACGGTTCTGTAGTAATACTCTGCacaggtttggagacagctgggtCTAAGCGCTACTGTTCTTAGGTTAAAATAATCAAGTACTACTGTAGGCTGCGTGCTGGTACAGGAGAGCTGTATGCACCTTCCTATGTTAATGTCCTAAAGCACACACTGTGAATCCCTAAACATAAGACGTCCCTGTTAGCCTGCATTACACAACCTTATAAATATCCatcaaaatgttgttttgttttaaaacaagcttACTGTAATGAATCCGTATCAGACTGGATTGAGAAGCAAGTAATGGATTAAGGATATTTTGTGAATTTAAGCCGCTCATGTTTGCTGGAACAAGTTTCATAagatttctgttttaatgattgATAAGTGTCACTGCTCATCATTAAGATCCCCTCACCCCtggtgtgtttgtttggcagGAGGAGGGGCAAGGCGAGGAGTACCCTGCAGTGATTGTGGAGTCGGTGCCCAGTGCCAGACTGGAGCAGTGCTACGCAGCGCAGGTCCTGGTCTACGATGATGAGACTTACCTAATGCAGGATGTGGCTGAGGAGCAGGAGGTAGAGACTGAAGTAGTGGAGTTTGGTAAGGCTTACAATGAACTTCCATCACTCTCCCGCACAGACATATACACACCCATAGTCATTAAAATTGCACTATAGTTTGCCTTTTTACCGAAAGCCATTATACCAAGTCcataaaatgggtattttttagatattttcataAAACGATTttacagaaacaaagaaaaaacatacaGATTTAATTTTTTCTAATGCTGCTTTGAAGTTAGACAGTTTTTAAATAGGTTTGAAAAGGCTTATTTTACTGACTACTGTCGGCTACGTGATGCTACAGGAGAGCTGTATGTCTAGTCATTAGTTTAAATTCAGGGAAATAAAATTCACATTAGAAATGGCCAGTTTAGTCTTCTCCAGTCAAGCACAATATATTTAAAGCTGTGTCCAGGATCCAGGATAAGTATTAGGTGtcattactgtattttaatatagtacatgtatatagtatagtttagtgtggtccagtggttaaagtccagggcttgtaaccagaaggtcaccggttcaaattccacctctgattccactgtgtgaccctgagcaagtcacttcacctccttgtgctccatcctgtggatgagatgttaaatcaatgtcctactgtaagtgactatGCACATAATGCGCAGTTCACACCCTACCTCGGTAAAGCGCTttttgatggtggtccactatgaaaggcgcaatATAATAATTAGTAGTACATGCTTTTAGTacaaggacaaaaaaaataaaaaatactagcCAATAATAGCTACCTTGTAATGAGATCCACTGAAAAACTCCATATTTAAAATGCTAATTCTACCTGTTTTGTAACTGCACCAGTTTGTTAAACCCAGGTATGTGGATATTTTTATCATCAGATTCTtcacagctttatttatttatttatttttttaacattagggAATTGCTATAGCAAATGGAGGTggagtttatttagcagacacctttatccaaggcgacttacagagactagggtgtgtgaactacgcatcagctgcagagtcacttacaactacatctcacccgaaagacggggcacaaggaggttaagtgacttgctcagggtcacacaatgagtcagtggctgaggtgggatttgaaccggggacctcctggttacaagcccttttctttaaccactggaccacacagtctccttatAACTCACGGCACTGAGTCCTGAAGGCAGCAGAGCTGTTGCCACAGAAACATTGTGTAACCTCTGGACACAATTTAGCATCAGAGCTTTTGAGGTAACGTTCTCTGGACacgattacaccgtgtaacaatttatttatttattttttttggttcctgggtagtaagtgttatttcctaattgcttatgcctcaaaagtatagaaaatggctattattccccccaaactttgcttttgtgaccaggacagtgatattttgaaatttacctattttccagaacattccagatagattcagtgctgagtaaacttggagtaacttctagaactttctagaactttccagtaatataaatagtagtataaatacaggggccttaagcccaccagttcagtttagttccagctgcctaagtggatacatatctgcatttttctgagatggcatcaagaggctgcaagcatccggcagacgcattttgctatgtctgcggccaatttatcaagacaagagcgaaaaagtactccgtggaagcatctgctaagatgtgtgaggcctacaaggcatatttcggcatgcctgtcggggatcaagacaaaccctgggcacctcatttcacctgcgagcactgcaaaaaaactctggaaggtaagatggacaattgttgctcggaattttatgttataaaatttgttaaaatttttaaaattgtaaaagtttttaattttaaaatgttttacaattttcaatgttattgaaaaaatatatcatatatgaaatgtatgttgcgagaatctcttacacattagtcatgggtgaaataaatgtatttttgtaggatggtacagaggggaaaagagagccatgaagttcgctatcccaagaatttggcgggaacccactgaccactcaagcaactgctacttctgcatggtggacccgtCCAAGCAGACCGAgctctctgtggggaggaacaacgtcaagtgggagccactggtggacccccggaaggtgctgatgccaccactgcacatcagattgggccttatgaaacaatttgtcagagccctagataaggagtcggcagccttcaagtaccttcaagacttcttccctaagctgtctgaggcaaaggtcaaagccggtgtcttcgtcggaccacagataaagaagatcctgaagtgcaatgaattccccaagaagctcactagtaaggagaaagcggcttggaacagctttgtcgcagtggttcggggcttcctgggcaatcacaaggccaaaaactatgtggagctggttgagactctggtgaagaactacggcacaatgggctgtaggatgtccatcaaagtccatatccttgatgctcatcttgataaattcaaggagaacatgggagtgtactcggaggagcaaggcgagcgcttccaccaggatatactggactttgaacgccgctaccaaggacagtataacgagaacatgatgggagactacatttgggggctgattcgtgaaagtgatttacagtataatcgtaaatctcgaaagactactcacttctaaatcttttgtagtcatttttgtattactttagtataaatacatgttaatttggattcatatgttgtttttttctgactttatgtgaacgaaaagacacaaattcgcctgttttctcattggaaataggtaaatttcaaaatatcactgtcctggtcacaaaagcaaagtttgtggggaataatagccattttctatacttttgaggcataagcaattaggaaataacacttactacccaggaacaaaaattgtgttacatagtgattagCATCAGAGCTTTTGAGGTAACAGAAACATTGTCTGGACACGATTAGCATCAGAGCTTTTGAGGTAACAGAAAGGAACAACCATGTCATGTCCGGTTACCAGTTACATTTAGTACATAGATCAAAAACATGGGATACAAAATTGGTACATACTTTGTGTAAATAGGCCCCACTTCACATAACTTATTACATGCATTCTGTTCTATATAAACCTGCAAGTCATGACAGATCAGACAGATGGATAGAGGGCTGATAGCATGTGCTAGTGATTTAATATCCAAGTCTGCAGAAATGAGTAATGTAGTGAGGATCAGTCTAAAAATGTGACGACTTTACAAGCCATGCTGGAGAACAGTGTTCTGCCCCAAATGAAAGAATTGGGCGATGGTTATTAGAACAATTCAAAATCTTACAGACTTGTCATTCTGAATTGATGGCCTATTGTCTGCCAATGATGACCCCACAACCCTTTTGGTATTTCTAATTCAGCAATAGAACCATGATTCGAAGGCATCAGCGGAAGCTGACTGTGTTGTGGAGGCAGTTTTAGCCTTGGCCTCTTTCAATGTTTTAACATTTTAGTTGAAGTGAATGTTGCATACCAGTTGTTAGTAGTCCATCTGTTCATACAGTACTCACCACCTTAGTATTGTATGACTTCCAAGCTCTTGCTTAGGAATTTTCTAGGAAATATGTTTTGATTGTTACAATTTCCATAAAAGGAAGTTCTCAATGGACACAATGGGCCAGAAAACCTTGTTTTTAAGCAAGAAATGAACCACGCTGAATGTGTAGCTATAGCAGCTGTTGTACGGTTTAGATCTGCCTTTCTCCTCAATGGTAAAGCCAGCCCATCATACACTTGGAAACATGGTTCCAGAACATTTTTCCAGACAAATGTGTCCTCGTATATGATGGATGTTTTCATGTTTCCTGGGGTAGACCAGGGTTctactttgagaaacattttcAAGAAACATTCTACCTTTAGCCTATCAGGCGAGACTGAGCATGAGTATCTTAAGCGTCGCTCATTTAAAGGATTATGGTGTGCTCCTCTCTCTTAAGGTTCAGTATCCACTCCCTTGTCCACACGACAACTGGGCTAAATGACTTCAGTTTACATTGTTTTACAGTCTCACTCTTAACTACTTCAGAGCCCCTCTTATGGTGAGAAGTGCAGGACTTGACTTGGAACAGTAACATATGAGGCAGTCCCTCTTGTGGCCAATTGCTGTATTGTTGGCATTGAAACAAGGAAGTGTATTTTCTGTAGTATATTGCAGAGGTtttacccctgggggtacttctaagggtcatagggggtatgcAGGACAACTCAGAAATGCACGgatgaaaatgaaagtaaaagaaaataataatcttgaattgattttgttaacagtattatatattatctgtaaaccactgtgcataaatattgcatttttgtttagcagctcaaagtgaaccgcagatgaaatAACAGTCTACTTTCCACCAGTATGCCTACGTGATTTTGATACGGGTGGGTGGAGCAGAGGTCTGGTGACTATACCTATGGAGAGCGCTCAGCGCTGCTcattaactttgctgttttcaacttgctgtataattgaatactaatcagtgaagcacaaatatttctgcatttttttagaagtataaatgctccagtaaacataaataataataatactcagatGGTTTTTCAGTTTATCAGTGTTAGTTATTACaattttatcttgaggttaatgttttgttattttaa encodes the following:
- the LOC131739473 gene encoding uncharacterized protein LOC131739473, whose product is MASRGCKHPADAFCYVCGQFIKTRAKKYSVEASAKMCEAYKAYFGMPVGDQDKPWAPHFTCEHCKKTLEGWYRGEKRAMKFAIPRIWREPTDHSSNCYFCMVDPSKQTELSVGRNNVKWEPLVDPRKVLMPPLHIRLGLMKQFVRALDKESAAFKYLQDFFPKLSEAKVKAGVFVGPQIKKILKCNEFPKKLTSKEKAAWNSFVAVVRGFLGNHKAKNYVELVETLVKNYGTMGCRMSIKVHILDAHLDKFKENMGVYSEEQGERFHQDILDFERRYQGQYNENMMGDYIWGLIRESDLQYNRKSRKTTHF